The nucleotide window TGGTCGAACTTCGGCATGATGGCCAACGTGACGCGCGTGAAGTCGAAGATCAAGTACCTGACGCGCCTCGACAACCCGCGCACGCCGGGCAACGAGGAACTGTTCATGATCACGAACTTCACCGGCCTGTCGCCACGCGCGAACAACCTGACGGTCTACTACGACGACGAGAAGTTCAGCGCCCGCGTCTCGCGCGCCAACCGGTCCAGCTATTACCGGGGCATCCGCGGCAACGTGGACGGCCACGACTACCTGGTCGCGGACGGCACCACCACGTACGACATGAGCACGTCGTACCAGGTCACGCCGCACCTGCGCATTTCGTTCGAGGCGCAGAACCTGTCGAACGAACCGACGCGCTACTACAACGATACGCAGCGGCAGGATACGCTGCTGTTCGTGAAGTCGGGGCGGACCTTCGTGCTGGGGGCGAGCTACAAGTTCTGATGGGCAGGCGGGCCGGCGGCTTCGAGCAACGCCGCCGGCCTAAAAGAACCGGTGTCAGACACCATTTCCGGGTGATTCGTCCGGAAATGGTGTCTGACACCGGTGTTTCCCCGCAAGCAGTTACTGGTTGAAGCAATCGATGCGCGGGCTGACGATCATTGAATCGGGACGGACCTCGTGCTGGGGTCGAGCTACAGGTTCTGATGGACAGGCGGGCCAGTCGTGCATGAAGCAACCCCGGTGCAAAGTCCGGGGTCAGGGAGGAGTACTGGCCTGCAGGCCAGTACCGCTACGCCGGCAAGGAGCCATGCTCCTTGAAACCCCGGCTACGCCCCGGCGGGGTGATGCAGGGGTTTCGCGAAGCATGCTTCGCGCCTGCGGAACGGTGCTGGCATGCATGCCAGCATTCCTTCCTGACCCCAGCCCTTCGCCGTTGGGGTGAAACCATGCACGATCATCACTTGCACACTTAATACGCGACCATCAGGCCGGCCGCCGGGCGATGCCGTCGAGCTTTGCCGCCAGGCCGGGAACGTCGCTGGCGGCGAGGCCGAAGGTGTCTTCCAGGACTTGTGCGATCTGCTCGCCCGACACCAGTTCGCGGCGTTCGGCCGGCAGCTCCGAGGGCTGGAACGAGTAGCGCGTGTTGTGCAGCACGTGGCGGCCCTCGTCGACCGTGCGCACGGCGATCAGGTCGCGCGTGAAATGGGAGACGGGATGGGTCGACACATACCAGTTCGACATCTCGAAATCCACCGGGTAGGCCGGGCGCAGGTCGAACACATACAGGTGCAGCCAGTCGCCATCCACCTCCGCTTCCAGCCGCCATTCGTCGCCCAGGCTGGCGAGGCGGTAGCGGCCGTGCGGCGTGTGCTGCACGGTGTCCGCGACCAGGCGCAGCGGCGCGGTCGGCGTCATCTTGCCGAAGCCCGTGTCGGAAATGAAGCGTTCGCCGTCGATCTCCACCAGCAGCAGCATGTGCGTGCGGGGCGTGACCACGTCCGGCGGGGCGGTCATGCGCACGCGCGCCAGCAGCGGCGTCGCCTGGAATC belongs to Pseudoduganella albidiflava and includes:
- a CDS encoding arylamine N-acetyltransferase family protein; amino-acid sequence: MSDSIAAYLNLTGAGVPGIAPSLDTLARLQRGHIQAIPFENLNPLAGLPVSLEIPALVKKVTERRGGYCFEHNTLYRHALATLGFQATPLLARVRMTAPPDVVTPRTHMLLLVEIDGERFISDTGFGKMTPTAPLRLVADTVQHTPHGRYRLASLGDEWRLEAEVDGDWLHLYVFDLRPAYPVDFEMSNWYVSTHPVSHFTRDLIAVRTVDEGRHVLHNTRYSFQPSELPAERRELVSGEQIAQVLEDTFGLAASDVPGLAAKLDGIARRPA